The proteins below are encoded in one region of Phyllopteryx taeniolatus isolate TA_2022b chromosome 11, UOR_Ptae_1.2, whole genome shotgun sequence:
- the LOC133485831 gene encoding uncharacterized protein LOC133485831: MTRKMIGLRFHQGPPLEPGPEVGLEGERLVAGPAPMGLGREQPERVTWVHLPVGPPPVGGAIGGGDRRRGPWRSDPRLQKLALGTWNVTSLAGKEPEPDGYQLAKRNAPLVVAEAKTRAREDFGEAMEKDLRTASRKFWSTLRRLRRGKQCTANTVCSGDGAPLTSTRDVVSRWGEYFEDLLNSTDTPSHEEAESGVSEVTEVVKKLLFLK, from the coding sequence atgacgAGAAAAATGATTGGATTGCGTtttcaccagggcccccctctggagccaggcccggaggtggggctcgaaggcgagcgcctggtggccgggcctgcgccCATGGGGCTCGGCCGGgaacagcccgaaagggtaacgtgggtccacCTTCCCGTGGGCccgccacctgtgggaggggccatagggggcggtgaccgaaggcgaggaccttggcgatccgatccccggctacagaagctggctctagggacgtggaatgtcacctctctggcagggaaggaacccGAGCCTGacgggtaccagctggccaagcggaatgcacctttggtggtcgctgaagccaAAACTCGGGCACGGGAGGACTTCGGTGAGGCTATGGAGAAAGACTtgcggacggcttcgaggaaattctggtccacgctccggcgtctcaggagggggaagcagtgcaccgccAACACTGTGtgcagtggggatggggcgccgctgacctcgactcgggacgttgtgagccggtggggagaatacttcgaagacctcctcaattccaccgacacgccttcccatgaggaagcagagtctggggtctctgaggtcacggaggtggttaaaaagctcttgTTCCTTAAATAA